The following are encoded in a window of Magnolia sinica isolate HGM2019 chromosome 11, MsV1, whole genome shotgun sequence genomic DNA:
- the LOC131219007 gene encoding uncharacterized protein LOC131219007, with translation MDSSFISPPSTQIGGTILDPQKKECSAQESSGSTSIVNVGKMNEFGSKELLGSALAVKGGKKKESVAEKSPGSSSTVKTGKSSVNKISSQIKKPPHRRSTSPLNWFPRKKTDSFLKRKIRLLQEVGGMNSSLDETLGDSYPHYCRVEREKIAAREAARKAMEARKAAMVEASWCRILRAARILNKEAESQLMKAEKSVTEAFEEAAAVGVIMYDKPDCPRQPCEIETSPTIGGGSTHTITASFETAFEVDKEVAAAVKTAFIRLAHCPTSSNKDEFQDLLRKISQNPDISGTDQDLSECESDHGSELESVPHSTGDVNFKRPDMEVRRRMYRNRKLPSNDTMNMNSSNSPMKLVDTMLDRLKLLQEDELASLATIVATCGLSAALLEENSKRHDPDSIANCTVGPSVTFTRAGSRRESSIAYFMDGDMKRKPAVTEVPSLDKFLVKHVSRLEREVQEAKNARKISAREDSGKTMERSDGHALESSVADDMYTLESSAADDGRASESSLADPKSIARLSNVVPDLGSILLKHTSRLEKEIEEAKKTQRAFEKDHERFRDAKDRLTQDADNVDKENIDLNNSIPALFDKKSMQASDGILATRKDSSTVKYMSRIERAKLEAIEAFAARDGEDNGLDKIFVKSVHRLEREKMQALASRKDNLIQTDQKKQETVVTYESLDKVLLVKHVSRLQKEKMVHQANVEVGVVRKKEEQYEKSGGSLDEILVKHQSVLEKEKLAMAQQFVHAKHSETRREARERELQEAWGGLSLGNSIRPHLSKLEREKAAWKRAEEEERMQARGLNC, from the exons AGTTCTGTCAACAAAATTTCATCACAGATTAAGAAACCCCCTCACCGGAGAAGTACTTCTCCCCTCAACTGGTTCCCAAGGAAAAAGACCGACTCTTTCTTGAAGCGGAAGATAAGGCTTTTGCAG GAAGTTGGAGGCATGAATTCATCTCTCGATGAGACTTTGGGTGATTCATATCCTCATTACTGTAGGGTAGAGAGAGAAAAGATTGCTGCCAGAGAGGCTGCACGCAAGGCCATGGAGGCCCGCAAAGCTGCAATGGTGGAAGCATCATGGTGCCGAATACTTCGAGCAGCCAG GATTCTGAACAAAGAGGCAGAATCCCAGCTGATGAAAGCAGAAAAAAGTGTGACAGAAGCTTTTGAGGAGGCTGCAGCAGTGGGAGTGATAATGTATGACAAGCCTGATTGTCCACGACAACCATGTGAAATAGAAACTTCCCCCACTATTGGAGGAGGTTCTACTCACACCATTACTGCATCTTTCGAAACTGCATTTGAGGTAGATAAGGAGGTAGCGGCAGCAGTTAAGACAGCATTCATTCGACTGGCACATTGTCCCACTTCTTCAAATAAAGATGAATTCCAAGACTTGCTTCGAAAGATCAGCCAGAATCCAGACATAAGTGGAACTGATCAAGATTTATCAGAATGTGAATCAGATCATGGGTCAGAACTGGAATCAGTTCCACATAGTACTGGTGACGTGAATTTTAAGAGACCGGACATGGAAGTGAGAAGAAGAATGTACAGGAACAGGAAGCTTCCTTCAAATGATACTATGAATATGAATAGCTCCAATTCACCAATGAAGCTTGTTGATACAATGCTTGACAGGCTGAAACTACTGCAAGAAGATGAACTCGCTTCGCTTGCCACCATAGTTGCGACTTGCGGCTTGAGTGCTGCTCTACTTGAAGAAAACAGTAAGCGGCATGATCCTGATTCTATTGCCAACTGCACCGTGGGCCCATCAGTTACTTTCACCAGAGCAGGATCAAGGAGGGAATCCTCCATAGCTTACTTTATGGATGGCGATATGAAAAGGAAACCAGCTGTTACGGAAGTTCCTAGTCTAGACAAGTTCTTGGTGAAGCATGTCTCGAGGCTCGAAAGAGAGGTCCAAGAAGCTAAGAACGCAAGGAAAATTAGTGCGAGGGAAGATAGTGGGAAAACCATGGAACGATCAGATGGGCACGCTTTGGAAAGCAGTGTGGCTGATGATATGTACACTTTGGAAAGCAGTGCGGCTGATGATGGGCGCGCTTCAGAAAGCAGTTTGGCTGATCCAAAAAGCATTGCAAGATTGTCTAACGTTGTACCAGACTTGGGAAGTATTCTTCTAAAGCATACTTCCCGACTCGAAAAGGAAATTGAAGAGGCAAAGAAAACACAAAGAGCATTTGAAAAAGATCATGAAAGGTTCCGAGACGCGAAAGATAGACTGACGCAGGATGCAGACAATGTGGACAAAGAAAATATAGACTTGAACAATTCGATACCGGCATTATTTGACAAGAAAAGTATGCAAGCATCAGATGGGATTTTGGCTACTAGGAAAGATTCATCAACAGTTAAATACATGTCACGGATTGAAAGGGCAAAATTGGAAGCAATAGAAGCTTTTGCAGCTCGAGATGGTGAAGATAATGGACTTGACAAGATCTTTGTCAAGTCGGTGCACAGGTTGGAAAGGGAGAAAATGCAAGCGTTGGCATCACGAAAGGACAATCTGATTCAAACAGACCAAAAGAAGCAAGAAACTGTGGTTACTTATGAAAGTCTAGATAAGGTGCTACTAGTGAAGCATGTTTCTAGACTTCAGAAAGAAAAAATGGTGCATCAGGCAAATGTAGAAGTGGGGGTAGTAAGGAAGAAGGAAGAGCAGTATGAGAAAAGTGGAGGGAGCCTGGATGAGATCTTAGTCAAACATCAGTCAGTGCTTGAAAAGGAGAAGTTGGCCATGGCCCAACAATTTGTTCATGCTAAGCATTCAGAAACGCGTCGAGAAGCAAGAGAGAGGGAGTTGCAAGAAGCATGGGGAGGACTGAGCTTGGGAAATTCTATAAGACCCCATCTTTCAAAACTGGAGCGAGAAAAG GCTGCTTGGAAAAGAGCTGAGGAAGAGGAGCGAATGCAAGCAAGGGGCTTGAATTGCTAG